A genomic region of Streptomyces sp. NBC_00247 contains the following coding sequences:
- a CDS encoding TetR/AcrR family transcriptional regulator has protein sequence MSAIKGARERARTEITAAIKDEARAQLAAEGASRLSLRAVARELGMVSSALYRYFPSRDELLTALIVDAYDAVGEAAETAARDATARPDGSPAVAWTAAARAVREWALAHPHEYALIHGSPVPGYVAPQDTVAPASRVGLVLIGLVREAHRAGGVTTPPLSAALRPEAVRMAAELAPDLPPANAAALVIAWAQLFGLVSFEVFGQFNGVVEDREALFRQAADGLAHSVGLTAPGGPAGG, from the coding sequence ATGAGTGCCATCAAGGGAGCCAGGGAACGCGCCCGTACCGAGATCACGGCCGCCATCAAGGACGAGGCGAGGGCGCAGCTCGCGGCGGAGGGCGCTTCCAGGCTCTCGCTGCGCGCCGTGGCCCGCGAGCTCGGCATGGTCTCCTCCGCGCTCTACCGCTACTTCCCCAGCCGCGACGAACTGCTGACGGCGCTGATCGTCGACGCCTACGACGCCGTCGGTGAAGCCGCCGAAACGGCAGCCCGCGACGCGACCGCCCGCCCGGACGGCTCCCCCGCCGTCGCCTGGACGGCCGCCGCCCGCGCCGTACGGGAGTGGGCTCTCGCGCACCCCCACGAGTACGCTCTGATCCACGGCTCGCCCGTACCCGGTTACGTCGCACCCCAGGACACCGTCGCCCCGGCCTCCCGCGTCGGACTCGTCCTCATCGGCCTGGTCCGCGAGGCCCACCGGGCCGGGGGCGTCACCACCCCGCCGCTCTCCGCCGCGCTGCGCCCCGAGGCGGTCCGCATGGCGGCGGAACTCGCGCCGGACCTGCCTCCGGCCAACGCCGCGGCGCTCGTCATCGCCTGGGCGCAGCTCTTCGGACTCGTCTCCTTCGAGGTCTTCGGCCAGTTCAACGGGGTGGTGGAGGACCGGGAGGCGCTGTTCCGTCAGGCGGCTGACGGGCTCGCGCACTCGGTCGGCCTCACGGCACCCGGGGGGCCGGCCGGAGGGTGA
- a CDS encoding MFS transporter codes for MPHLNKLRTVRTGGHGGDTAPPSAARLRTALTAFFALDGFLFAGWVVRIPAIKHHIGASASSLGLALLGVSAGAVITMVLTGRLCHRFGSHRVGVWCGILLSLSIALPAHAGSALTLGLLLLVFGAAYGGMNVAMNSAAVDLVAAIRRPVLPSFHAAFSFGGMAGAGIGGIAASHLSPVAHLTLLAATGLLVTAVMGPVMLRNTPDDAATAPGAPSAPSAPSAPSAPSAPDNRDPSSPRMSPAVRRVVFLFGVIALCTAYGEGALAEWSALHLSQDLHAAPGTAAAGYSLFALAMGVGRLTGTILLERFGQTRTLVLGGAAAAAGMLLGSLAPTVPLALAGFAVTGLGLANIFPVAVGRAGALAGPGGVAAASTLGYGGMLVGPPVIGFLADWLSLPMALTTVALLAAAAGVLGYVSRAASPHV; via the coding sequence GTGCCGCACCTAAACAAACTGCGGACGGTCCGAACGGGGGGACATGGCGGAGACACCGCCCCACCCTCCGCGGCCCGGCTCCGCACCGCGCTGACCGCGTTCTTCGCTCTCGACGGTTTCCTCTTCGCAGGCTGGGTCGTACGCATCCCGGCCATCAAGCACCACATCGGCGCCTCCGCCTCCTCGCTCGGGCTCGCCCTGCTGGGCGTCTCGGCGGGCGCGGTGATCACGATGGTCCTCACCGGCCGGCTCTGCCACCGCTTCGGCAGCCACCGGGTCGGCGTCTGGTGCGGCATCCTGCTCTCCCTGAGCATCGCCCTGCCCGCGCACGCCGGTTCGGCGCTCACGCTCGGACTGCTGCTGCTGGTCTTCGGTGCCGCCTACGGCGGGATGAACGTCGCCATGAACAGTGCGGCGGTGGACCTCGTCGCCGCCATCCGCCGGCCCGTACTGCCCAGCTTCCACGCCGCGTTCAGCTTCGGCGGCATGGCCGGCGCGGGCATCGGCGGCATCGCCGCGAGCCACCTCTCCCCCGTCGCCCACCTGACCCTGCTCGCCGCGACCGGCCTGCTGGTCACCGCGGTCATGGGGCCGGTCATGCTCCGCAACACCCCGGACGACGCGGCCACCGCGCCGGGCGCGCCTTCCGCGCCCTCCGCGCCCTCCGCGCCCTCCGCGCCCTCCGCGCCGGACAACCGCGATCCGTCTTCTCCCCGCATGAGCCCGGCCGTCCGCCGGGTGGTCTTCCTCTTCGGCGTGATCGCGCTCTGCACCGCCTACGGCGAGGGGGCACTCGCGGAGTGGAGCGCACTGCACCTCTCTCAGGACCTGCACGCCGCACCGGGCACCGCCGCTGCCGGCTATTCACTGTTCGCCCTGGCCATGGGAGTTGGCCGACTCACCGGCACGATCTTGCTGGAACGTTTCGGCCAGACGCGGACGCTGGTCCTGGGCGGTGCGGCGGCAGCGGCCGGGATGCTGCTGGGCTCACTCGCCCCCACGGTTCCGCTCGCGCTCGCCGGCTTCGCCGTGACAGGGCTCGGACTGGCCAACATCTTCCCGGTCGCGGTCGGCAGGGCGGGCGCGTTGGCGGGTCCCGGCGGTGTCGCCGCGGCGTCCACCCTCGGCTACGGCGGCATGCTGGTCGGGCCGCCCGTCATCGGTTTCCTCGCGGACTGGCTCTCGCTGCCGATGGCCCTGACGACGGTGGCCCTGCTCGCCGCGGCGGCCGGCGTGCTCGGGTACGTCTCCCGCGCCGCTTCGCCGCACGTCTGA
- a CDS encoding SRPBCC family protein, translated as MAVFRIERFTSLPAAEAWRRVTDWERHGAYVPLTSVLVPAGARTEVGTVFVARTGVGPLTFDDPMEVVRWTPPEAGRAGLCRLEKRGRTVRGRASIDVMPTRTGSHVVWVEDVRLFLPGRWIDPLLLAAGRRMFGRVLDGLLEAPARTPR; from the coding sequence GTGGCCGTCTTCCGGATCGAGCGATTCACGTCCCTTCCAGCCGCCGAGGCCTGGCGCCGGGTGACCGACTGGGAGCGGCACGGTGCGTATGTGCCGCTCACCTCGGTGCTCGTCCCGGCCGGCGCGCGGACCGAGGTGGGCACGGTGTTCGTCGCCCGGACCGGAGTGGGTCCCCTCACCTTCGACGACCCCATGGAAGTGGTGCGCTGGACGCCACCCGAGGCGGGCCGTGCGGGGCTCTGCCGTCTGGAGAAGCGCGGGCGTACGGTCCGGGGGCGGGCGTCGATCGACGTGATGCCGACCCGGACCGGCTCCCATGTGGTGTGGGTGGAGGACGTCCGGCTGTTCCTTCCTGGCAGGTGGATCGATCCGCTGCTCCTGGCGGCGGGGCGGCGGATGTTCGGCCGGGTGCTCGACGGCCTCCTCGAAGCCCCGGCGCGCACGCCGCGGTAG
- a CDS encoding PLP-dependent cysteine synthase family protein, which translates to MGISGHGRDGEAVTTTDVDRSDSAYRSWLKEAVRKVQADANRSADTHLLRFPLPEEWGIDLYLKDESTHPTGSLKHRLARSLFLYGLCNGWIRPGKPVIEASSGSTAVSEAYFAKLIGVPFVAVMPRTTSPEKCRLIEFHGGRCHFVDDPRAMYEESAVLAKETGGHYMDQFTYAERATDWRGNNNIAESIYQQLRLERYPEPAWIVATAGTGGTSATIARYVHYMQHDTRICVPDPENSCFFDGWTRHDPLASSDCGSRIEGIGRPRMEPSFVPGAIDRMMKVPDAASVAAVRALERVMGRRAGGSTGTGLWSSFKIIAEMVERGEQGSVVTLICDSGDRYLDKYYSDAWLNQQGLDIAPYAATLDTFLRTGVWPA; encoded by the coding sequence ATGGGCATCAGCGGGCACGGACGCGATGGCGAGGCCGTCACGACGACTGACGTCGACCGCAGTGACTCCGCGTACCGGTCATGGCTCAAAGAGGCCGTGCGCAAGGTGCAGGCCGACGCCAACAGGTCGGCGGACACCCACTTGTTGCGCTTTCCGCTGCCCGAGGAGTGGGGCATCGACCTGTATCTCAAGGACGAGTCCACCCACCCGACCGGCAGTCTCAAGCACCGCCTCGCCCGGTCGCTCTTCCTCTACGGACTCTGCAACGGCTGGATCCGCCCGGGAAAGCCGGTCATCGAGGCGTCCAGTGGTTCGACGGCGGTCTCCGAGGCGTATTTCGCCAAGTTGATCGGGGTTCCCTTCGTCGCGGTGATGCCGCGGACGACCAGTCCCGAGAAGTGCCGTCTGATCGAATTCCACGGTGGCCGCTGCCATTTCGTCGACGATCCCCGGGCCATGTACGAGGAGTCGGCCGTGCTCGCCAAGGAAACCGGTGGTCACTACATGGACCAGTTCACCTACGCGGAGCGGGCCACCGACTGGCGCGGCAACAACAACATCGCCGAGTCGATCTACCAGCAACTGAGGCTGGAACGCTATCCGGAGCCCGCGTGGATCGTCGCCACGGCGGGGACCGGCGGCACCTCGGCGACCATCGCCCGGTACGTCCACTACATGCAGCACGACACCCGGATCTGTGTCCCCGACCCCGAGAACTCCTGCTTCTTCGACGGCTGGACGCGGCACGACCCGCTGGCGAGCAGCGACTGCGGTTCCCGCATCGAGGGGATCGGCCGGCCGCGGATGGAACCGAGCTTCGTCCCCGGGGCCATCGACCGGATGATGAAGGTCCCGGACGCGGCGAGCGTCGCGGCGGTACGCGCCCTGGAGCGGGTGATGGGACGCCGGGCGGGCGGCTCCACCGGGACCGGGCTCTGGAGCTCTTTCAAGATCATCGCGGAAATGGTGGAGCGGGGTGAGCAGGGCAGTGTCGTCACGCTGATCTGCGACTCCGGCGACCGCTACCTGGACAAGTACTACTCCGACGCCTGGCTGAACCAGCAGGGCCTCGACATCGCCCCGTACGCCGCCACGCTCGACACGTTCCTGCGCACCGGAGTCTGGCCGGCCTGA
- a CDS encoding geranylgeranyl reductase family protein, whose protein sequence is MSSENADAGREHEESSVWDVVVVGAGPAGASAAYAAAVAGRRVLLLEKAELPRYKTCGGGIIGYSRDSLPPGFELPLRDRVHAVTFSLNGKLVRTRKSKRMLFGLINRPEFDAQLVEEAQKAGAELRTGASVARVEQHGSSVPDRRTVAVVLAGGETVLARAVVGADGSAGRIGAHVGVKLDQVDLGLEAEIPVPETVAEDWAGRVLIDWGPMPGSYGWVFPKGDTLTVGVISARGDGAGTKRYLEDFVARLGLAGFEPKISSGHLTRCRSEDSPLSRGRVVVCGDAAGLLEPWTREGISFALRSGRLAGEWAVRIAEARDAVDARRQALNYAFAIKAGLGVEMNVGRRMLKLFERRPGVLHAVLTTFRPAWKAFAGITRGTTSLADLVRTHPLAHRALSVMDRRAADNG, encoded by the coding sequence GTGAGCAGCGAGAACGCAGACGCCGGGCGTGAGCACGAAGAGTCGTCGGTGTGGGACGTCGTGGTAGTCGGTGCAGGGCCGGCCGGTGCCTCGGCGGCATACGCGGCGGCCGTCGCGGGCCGTCGGGTCCTGCTGCTGGAGAAGGCGGAGCTGCCCCGCTACAAGACATGCGGCGGCGGGATCATCGGATATTCGCGCGATTCGCTCCCGCCGGGATTCGAACTTCCCCTGCGTGACCGCGTGCACGCCGTCACCTTCTCCCTCAACGGGAAGCTGGTGCGCACCCGCAAGTCGAAGCGCATGCTCTTCGGCCTCATCAACCGGCCCGAATTCGACGCCCAGCTGGTCGAGGAGGCGCAGAAGGCCGGCGCCGAACTGCGTACGGGCGCATCCGTCGCGCGGGTCGAGCAGCACGGTTCGTCCGTACCGGACCGGCGCACCGTCGCGGTGGTGCTGGCCGGCGGAGAGACGGTGCTCGCGCGGGCCGTCGTCGGCGCCGACGGCAGTGCCGGACGCATAGGCGCTCACGTAGGGGTGAAGCTCGACCAGGTGGACCTCGGCCTGGAGGCGGAGATCCCCGTCCCCGAGACGGTCGCCGAGGACTGGGCGGGGCGCGTACTCATCGACTGGGGCCCGATGCCCGGCAGTTACGGGTGGGTCTTCCCCAAGGGCGACACGCTGACCGTCGGGGTGATCTCCGCCCGGGGCGACGGCGCCGGGACGAAGCGGTACCTGGAGGACTTCGTCGCCCGCCTCGGGCTGGCCGGCTTCGAGCCGAAGATCTCCTCCGGCCACCTCACCCGCTGCCGCAGCGAGGACTCGCCGCTCTCCCGGGGCCGGGTCGTGGTCTGCGGAGACGCCGCTGGCCTCCTGGAGCCCTGGACGCGCGAGGGCATCTCCTTCGCGCTCCGCTCTGGGCGGCTGGCGGGGGAGTGGGCGGTACGCATCGCAGAGGCCCGCGACGCGGTGGACGCCCGGCGCCAGGCGCTCAACTACGCCTTCGCCATCAAGGCCGGACTCGGCGTCGAGATGAACGTCGGACGCCGGATGCTCAAGCTTTTCGAGCGCCGCCCCGGAGTCCTGCACGCGGTGCTCACGACCTTCAGGCCCGCCTGGAAGGCGTTCGCAGGGATCACCCGGGGGACGACGTCGCTGGCCGATCTGGTCCGTACGCACCCCCTGGCACACCGCGCGCTCTCCGTGATGGACCGCCGGGCGGCCGACAACGGCTGA
- a CDS encoding nitroreductase family deazaflavin-dependent oxidoreductase, with protein MSQAQPYYFRAGAIGTRFNSVVGWLARHGLSLLGTAEMSVRGRKSGKMQRVPVNPHVHDGEQYLVSARGHSQWVRNMRAAGGGELRVGRRTRTFTAVEIADDAQKARIVRAYLKRWGWEVNQYFQGITATSTDAELLASCPDHPVFRITVEERGA; from the coding sequence ATGTCGCAGGCACAGCCGTACTACTTCAGAGCCGGTGCGATCGGCACCCGTTTCAACAGCGTGGTCGGGTGGCTCGCCCGCCACGGCCTCAGCCTCCTCGGCACGGCGGAGATGTCCGTCCGGGGGCGCAAGAGCGGCAAGATGCAGCGGGTCCCGGTGAATCCGCACGTCCACGACGGCGAGCAGTACCTGGTCTCCGCCCGTGGCCACTCCCAGTGGGTGCGCAACATGCGGGCGGCCGGCGGCGGCGAGCTGCGGGTGGGACGCAGGACGCGCACCTTCACCGCGGTGGAGATCGCGGACGACGCGCAGAAGGCACGCATCGTCCGCGCCTACCTGAAGCGCTGGGGCTGGGAGGTGAACCAGTACTTCCAAGGCATCACCGCCACGTCGACGGACGCGGAACTCCTGGCGTCCTGCCCCGACCACCCGGTCTTCCGGATCACCGTCGAGGAGCGCGGAGCCTGA
- a CDS encoding ATP-binding protein, producing the protein MISEPSRHCTVELQALPSRIGQVRRIISAQLRYWHLDPLIDHAALGVTELLTNVHRHAEPDKSCTVDIELLLDRLTVSVHDHDPRLPTVNVAETFATSGRGLALIAAVSESWGVRPGENAGKIVWFTLPTPSTTATVLPPLAVYGSMTDGPFAGRYAGAVEASAQFPSRSAVLG; encoded by the coding sequence GTGATCAGCGAGCCAAGCAGGCACTGCACGGTGGAGCTCCAGGCACTGCCGTCGCGGATCGGTCAGGTCCGCAGAATCATCTCGGCACAATTGCGTTACTGGCATCTCGATCCTCTGATCGACCATGCAGCCCTGGGCGTCACCGAGCTTCTCACCAACGTCCACCGCCATGCGGAGCCGGACAAGTCGTGCACCGTCGACATCGAGCTGCTGCTCGATCGTCTGACGGTCTCCGTACACGACCACGACCCACGATTGCCCACTGTGAACGTGGCGGAGACCTTCGCCACCTCGGGGCGCGGGCTGGCCCTCATCGCCGCCGTCAGTGAGAGCTGGGGTGTCCGCCCGGGCGAGAACGCGGGCAAGATCGTCTGGTTCACCCTGCCGACCCCGTCCACCACGGCGACGGTGCTGCCACCGCTCGCGGTGTACGGATCGATGACCGACGGCCCCTTCGCGGGGCGTTACGCGGGGGCGGTGGAAGCCTCCGCGCAGTTCCCCAGCCGCTCCGCGGTTCTCGGCTGA
- a CDS encoding dipeptidase, with protein sequence MTARPISETVASLMPRAKTELSELVAFQSVADPAQFPKSECEAAAGWVADALTAEGFQDVALLDTPDGTRSVYGYLPGPAGAPTVLLYAHYDVQPPLDESAWLSPPFELTERDGRWFGRGTADCKGGLIMHLLALRALKANGGVPVGVKVVAEGSEEQGTGGLERYAEEHPELLVADAIVIGDAGNFRVGLPTVTATLRGMTMLRVTLDTLEGNLHSGQFGGAAPDALAAMIQLLASLRAEDGTTTVDGLAGGASWDGLQYPEEDFRKDAKVLDGVELIGTGTVADRIWARPAVTVIGIDCPPVVGATPSVQASARAQISLRVPPGHDADEATKLLTAHLESRAPWGARVAVEQVGQGQPFRADVTSPAYTAMAAAMRIAFPGEEMQTAGMGGSIPLCNTLAELYPESEILLIGLSEPEAQIHAVNESVSPEELERLAVTEALFLRNYAASRQG encoded by the coding sequence ATGACCGCCCGTCCGATCTCCGAAACCGTTGCCTCGCTGATGCCCCGTGCCAAGACGGAGCTGAGCGAGCTGGTGGCGTTCCAGTCGGTGGCGGATCCCGCGCAGTTCCCGAAGAGCGAGTGCGAGGCCGCGGCAGGCTGGGTCGCCGACGCGCTCACCGCGGAGGGCTTCCAGGACGTCGCCCTGCTGGACACGCCCGACGGGACCCGGTCCGTGTACGGATACCTCCCCGGCCCGGCCGGAGCTCCGACCGTACTCCTCTACGCCCACTACGACGTGCAGCCGCCGCTCGACGAGTCGGCCTGGCTCTCCCCGCCGTTCGAGCTGACCGAGCGGGACGGACGCTGGTTCGGCCGGGGCACGGCGGACTGCAAGGGCGGCCTGATCATGCATCTGCTCGCGCTCCGCGCGCTGAAGGCGAACGGCGGTGTGCCGGTCGGCGTGAAGGTGGTCGCAGAGGGTTCCGAGGAGCAGGGCACCGGCGGGCTGGAGCGGTACGCGGAGGAGCACCCGGAGCTGCTTGTCGCCGACGCGATCGTCATCGGCGACGCGGGCAACTTCCGGGTCGGCCTGCCGACCGTCACCGCGACCCTGCGCGGCATGACGATGCTGCGCGTGACGCTCGACACCCTTGAGGGGAACCTGCATTCCGGGCAGTTCGGCGGCGCTGCCCCGGACGCGCTCGCCGCGATGATCCAGCTGCTCGCCTCGCTGCGGGCCGAGGACGGCACGACGACGGTGGACGGACTCGCCGGGGGCGCCTCCTGGGACGGGCTGCAGTACCCGGAAGAGGACTTCCGCAAGGACGCGAAGGTGCTGGACGGGGTGGAGCTGATCGGCACGGGTACGGTCGCCGACCGCATCTGGGCGCGACCCGCGGTGACCGTGATCGGGATCGACTGCCCGCCGGTCGTCGGTGCCACCCCGTCCGTCCAGGCGAGCGCGCGGGCACAGATCAGCCTGCGGGTGCCGCCGGGGCACGACGCCGACGAGGCGACGAAGCTGCTGACCGCGCACCTGGAGTCGCGTGCCCCCTGGGGAGCGCGCGTCGCCGTCGAACAGGTGGGCCAGGGCCAGCCGTTCCGCGCGGACGTGACCAGCCCCGCGTACACCGCCATGGCCGCGGCCATGCGGATCGCGTTCCCCGGCGAGGAGATGCAGACGGCGGGCATGGGCGGGTCGATCCCGCTCTGCAACACGCTGGCCGAGCTCTACCCGGAGTCGGAGATCCTGCTCATCGGGCTGAGCGAGCCCGAGGCGCAGATCCACGCGGTGAACGAGAGCGTCTCGCCCGAGGAGCTGGAACGCCTCGCGGTCACCGAGGCCCTGTTCCTGCGGAACTACGCGGCGTCCCGCCAGGGCTGA
- a CDS encoding NUDIX hydrolase, whose protein sequence is MIVWVNGAFSAGKTSAACELLDLIPNSTLYDPGLTGAALRGLLPRKRLAEVTDFQDLPIWRRLVVDTAAALLAEVPGTLVVPMTLLRQEYRDEMFGGLAARRIPVHHVLLRPEETILRQWISERHELSGDPGRSVRTRRWCLEHIEPYRAALPWLTADAHVIDNGSLTPRETALRIEEAVRTGAAGECGIVQNPSPTAETVAAGVLLFDERGRVLLVDPTYKAGWEFPGGIVEAGEAPARAGVREVAEEIGLVLTTEPRLLVVDWEAPRPPGYGGLRFLFDGGVLRDEDAQGLLLQNSELRDWRFVTEEEAAGLLPPTRYTRLCWALRARERSSVLNLEAGVPVGSTGQYT, encoded by the coding sequence GTGATCGTCTGGGTCAACGGTGCGTTCAGTGCGGGCAAGACCAGCGCGGCCTGCGAACTGCTCGACCTGATCCCGAACAGCACGCTGTACGACCCCGGGCTGACGGGCGCCGCGCTGCGCGGGCTGCTGCCCCGCAAGCGGCTGGCTGAGGTGACCGACTTCCAGGACCTGCCCATCTGGCGGCGCCTGGTCGTGGACACCGCGGCGGCCCTGCTCGCCGAGGTGCCCGGCACGCTCGTGGTGCCGATGACGCTGCTGCGGCAGGAGTACCGGGACGAGATGTTCGGTGGGCTCGCCGCGCGTCGCATCCCCGTGCACCATGTGCTGCTCCGCCCAGAGGAAACGATCCTGCGCCAGTGGATCTCGGAACGGCACGAGCTCTCCGGAGACCCCGGACGGAGCGTGCGCACCCGCCGTTGGTGCCTCGAACACATCGAGCCCTACCGCGCGGCCCTCCCGTGGCTCACCGCCGACGCCCACGTCATCGACAACGGCTCCCTCACCCCGCGCGAGACCGCGCTGCGGATCGAGGAGGCGGTACGTACCGGCGCCGCCGGGGAGTGCGGGATCGTCCAGAACCCTTCCCCCACCGCCGAGACGGTCGCCGCCGGAGTGCTCCTCTTCGACGAACGCGGCCGGGTCCTCCTCGTCGACCCCACCTACAAGGCGGGCTGGGAGTTCCCCGGCGGGATAGTCGAGGCGGGCGAGGCACCGGCCAGGGCCGGAGTCCGGGAGGTGGCCGAGGAGATCGGCCTCGTCCTGACCACCGAGCCCAGGCTGCTCGTGGTCGACTGGGAGGCTCCGAGACCGCCCGGCTACGGCGGCCTGCGGTTCCTCTTCGACGGCGGGGTGCTCCGGGACGAGGACGCGCAGGGGCTGCTGCTCCAGAACTCCGAGCTGCGGGACTGGCGCTTCGTCACCGAGGAGGAGGCCGCCGGGCTCCTCCCGCCGACCCGTTACACCCGGCTGTGCTGGGCGCTCAGGGCCCGCGAGCGCTCCAGCGTCCTCAACCTGGAGGCAGGGGTGCCGGTCGGCTCCACGGGGCAGTACACCTGA
- a CDS encoding ROK family protein, producing MNGKVSTTRTKLERGRSALGPALELVHTGRAPTRAVLTSELGVTRATAGAVAAELEALGLIRVDSSPGSAAGSQGRPSHRLSVYEAGPVVLAAQVHSDGFRAALVGLGGRIVATAPGCGTVMADPAQVLGEVVEAGAQLLRGSGLRCVGAGLAVPSAVAEPEGTALNPIHIAWPAGAPVREIFRACVREAGIEGPVFTGNDVNLAALAEHRHGSGRGAQHLLCVATGHRGVGGALVLDGRLHSGSSGLALEVGHLTVNPEGRACHCGGRGCLDVEADPLAFLLAAGRPPGPEESLLKQAGDLLRTEYEDGEVRRASEALIDRLGLGLAGLVNILNPDRVILGGLHRDLLEADPERLRAVVADRSLWGRSGSVPILPCTLAHDSLVGAAELAWQPVLDDPLTVLV from the coding sequence ATGAACGGCAAGGTGTCCACCACGCGGACGAAGCTGGAGAGGGGCCGCAGCGCGCTCGGGCCGGCCCTGGAACTGGTGCACACGGGGCGTGCGCCCACGCGTGCCGTGCTGACCTCCGAACTGGGCGTCACCCGCGCCACCGCCGGCGCGGTCGCGGCCGAACTGGAGGCGCTGGGGCTCATCAGGGTCGACTCCAGCCCCGGTTCGGCCGCCGGCTCGCAGGGTCGCCCCTCGCACCGGCTGTCGGTGTACGAGGCCGGGCCCGTCGTACTCGCCGCACAGGTGCACTCCGACGGCTTCCGTGCGGCGCTGGTCGGCCTCGGTGGCAGGATCGTCGCCACCGCACCGGGCTGCGGCACCGTCATGGCCGACCCCGCGCAGGTGCTCGGCGAGGTGGTCGAGGCCGGCGCGCAACTGCTGCGCGGCAGTGGGCTGCGCTGCGTGGGTGCCGGACTCGCCGTCCCCTCGGCGGTGGCCGAACCGGAGGGAACGGCCCTGAACCCGATCCACATCGCATGGCCCGCCGGTGCCCCGGTGCGCGAGATCTTCCGCGCCTGTGTGCGTGAGGCGGGGATCGAGGGGCCGGTGTTCACGGGGAACGACGTCAACCTCGCGGCGCTCGCCGAACACCGGCACGGCTCCGGGCGCGGCGCTCAGCACCTGCTCTGCGTGGCCACCGGCCATCGGGGGGTCGGTGGCGCTCTGGTGCTCGACGGCCGTCTGCACAGCGGGAGTTCGGGGCTCGCCCTCGAAGTCGGACACCTCACGGTGAACCCGGAGGGCCGTGCGTGCCACTGCGGTGGCCGGGGTTGCCTCGACGTCGAGGCGGACCCGCTGGCCTTTCTTCTCGCGGCGGGCCGGCCCCCCGGCCCGGAGGAGTCGCTGCTCAAGCAGGCGGGCGACCTGTTGCGTACGGAGTACGAGGACGGGGAGGTGCGCCGCGCCTCCGAGGCGCTCATCGACCGTCTGGGGCTGGGGCTCGCGGGGCTCGTCAACATCCTCAACCCCGATCGGGTCATCCTCGGGGGACTCCATCGGGATCTGCTCGAAGCCGACCCCGAGCGGCTGAGGGCCGTCGTCGCCGACCGCAGCCTGTGGGGGCGCAGCGGCAGTGTGCCGATCCTGCCGTGCACGCTCGCGCACGACAGCCTGGTGGGCGCGGCCGAACTGGCCTGGCAGCCAGTGCTCGACGACCCGCTGACCGTCCTCGTCTGA
- a CDS encoding maleylpyruvate isomerase family mycothiol-dependent enzyme produces the protein MDMPEQITQLDEEGRLLTAAASKTGTSAPVPTCPGWRVRDLLRHTGTVHRWATAFVVEGHTHYVAEQDEPDLDGEELLGWFGEGHRTLVAALEAAPRDLACWTFMPAASGSAFWARRQLHETTVHRLDAESALGTPYSPVDTVRALDGIDELLVGFHARAKSRVRTEAPRTLRVHAVDADAAWTVRLSAGPPQAVRDDGRGAAADCVLSGSAEALYAALWNRLPLSSVTVDGDESVARLWTENSAVV, from the coding sequence ATGGACATGCCCGAACAGATCACGCAGCTCGACGAGGAAGGCCGACTGCTCACGGCGGCGGCCTCGAAGACGGGGACGAGCGCTCCGGTGCCGACCTGCCCGGGCTGGCGCGTGCGCGACCTGCTGCGCCACACCGGCACGGTGCACCGCTGGGCGACGGCCTTCGTCGTCGAGGGGCACACCCATTACGTTGCCGAGCAGGACGAACCGGACCTGGACGGGGAGGAGTTGCTCGGCTGGTTCGGCGAGGGACACCGGACGCTGGTCGCCGCGCTCGAAGCCGCTCCGCGCGACCTCGCCTGCTGGACGTTCATGCCGGCGGCCTCCGGATCGGCGTTCTGGGCGCGCCGCCAGCTGCACGAGACGACGGTGCACCGGCTGGACGCCGAGTCGGCGCTCGGGACGCCGTACTCCCCGGTGGACACGGTCCGCGCGCTCGACGGCATCGACGAGTTGCTGGTCGGCTTCCACGCCCGCGCCAAGAGCCGGGTACGCACCGAAGCCCCTCGCACCCTGCGGGTGCACGCGGTCGACGCGGACGCCGCCTGGACGGTACGGCTCTCGGCCGGACCGCCGCAGGCCGTGCGCGACGACGGCCGCGGGGCCGCGGCCGACTGCGTGCTGAGCGGCAGCGCGGAGGCTCTCTACGCGGCACTGTGGAACCGTCTGCCGCTCTCCTCCGTCACCGTCGACGGCGACGAGTCCGTGGCGCGGCTCTGGACGGAGAACTCCGCCGTCGTCTGA